Proteins from one Limanda limanda chromosome 9, fLimLim1.1, whole genome shotgun sequence genomic window:
- the rtca gene encoding RNA 3'-terminal phosphate cyclase, with protein sequence MEPLNMEPVNPELEDQEPATETQIDGSLLEGGGQILRLSAALSCITGSAIKISNVRAGRSSPGLRPQHLSGLQLVSDLCGGVLQGATISSTDVTLTPGQIRAGNHTADTQTAGSVGLLLQVALPCALYADASSQLILKGGTNAEMAPQIDYTLKVFKPIVEKFGVNFDCDVRMRGYYPKGGGEVMVEVNPIKELQPVTMMERGNITKIHGRAFVAGVLPYRLAKDMAAAAVRTIRKEIKELYINIQSLQEKENATGNGNGIIIFAESSTGCMFAGSALGKKGVYADEIGFEAAEMLLRNIRHNGCVDEFLQDQLIIFMALAKGTSRIRTGAVTLHTQTAIHVAEQLTSAKFTISKSEDELSSGTYVIECEGSGAQNRSM encoded by the exons ATGGAGCCGCTGAACATGGAGCCGGTGAACCCGGAGCTGGAGGACCAGGAGCCGGCGACGGAGACGCAGATCGACGGCAGCCTGCTGGAGGGA GGCGGACAGATCCTCCGGTTGTCGGCGGCGCTCAGCTGCATCACCGGCTCGGCCATCAAGATCAGCAACGTCCGAGCCGGCAGGAGCTCCCCGGGGCTCAG gcCCCAGCACCTCAGCGGCCTGCAGCTGGTCTCGGATCTGTGTGGGGGGGTTCTGCAGGGAGCCACCATCAGCTCCACTGACGTCACTCTGACTCCAGGTCAGATCCGGGCTGGGAACCACACGGCCGACACGCAGACAGCGGG gagTGTGGGTCTGCTGTTGCAGGTTGCGTTGCCTTGTGCTCTGTACGCTGACGCCTCCTCACAGCTGATTCTGAAAGGAGGAACAAACGCTGAGATGGCTCCTCAGATTGACTACACACTCAAA gtATTTAAACCCATCGTTGAAAAGTTCGGTGTCAACTTTGACTGTGACGTCAgaatgag agggTACTATCCTaaaggggggggtgaggtgatGGTGGAGGTAAATCCAATCAAAGAGCTGCAGCCCGtcaccatgatggagagaggaaacatcacCAAGATCCACGGCCGAGCCTTCGTTGCTGGAGTCCTGCCCTACAGG CTGGCTAAAGacatggcggcggcggcggtaaGAACCATCAGGAAGGAGATCAAAGAGCTGTACATTAATATTCAGTCgctgcaggagaaggaaaacGCCACCGGGAACGGAAACGGCATCAT AATCTTTGCTGAGTCGTCAACAGGCTGCATGTTCGCAGGTTCCGCTCTGGGGAAGAAAG gtgtatATGCTGATGAAATTGGTTTTGAAGCAGCTGAGATGTTGTTGAGAAACATCCGACATAATGGCTGCGTGGACGAGTTCCTGCAGGACCAG ctcatcATCTTCATGGCGTTGGCGAAGGGAACGTCTCGGATCAGAACGGGTGCGGTGACGCTGCACACGCAGACGGCCATTCACGTCGCAGAGCAGCTCACTTCG GCAAAGTTCACGATATCAAAGAGTGAAGACGAGCTGAGCAGCGGAACCTACGTCATCGAGTGTGAAGGATCCGGAGCCCAGAACCGCAGCATGTAG